Below is a genomic region from Propionispora vibrioides.
CCCATCTGGATGTTTCGATTAACCTGTTGCGGGAGGACCTGGACGGGCGGACCACCCAAAGCGCAGGGGTGCTGCGCAATGACACCTATACCAACAGCCGGGACCAGTACAGCCTGGGACTAAGGGGTAAAGTTAAAAACGGCGATTACCAGATACGGACTTTCTACGGCGAGCATGACAAGGATAACAAGAGTTATTTGCTCAGTACGGGTGCCCTGACCGATTTTGATGTTTCCAACCGTAAAACCTATGGGTTGGAAGGCCATGTATCCACCCAGCTCAGTGACCGTCACTTGCTGACAACAGGCAGTGAATTCCGGACGGAACAGTACCGGGGGACGCGGATCGGCACAGGCAATAAGGTATACGATATTACGTATGGCAGCATAACCAAGCAAGGCTCGGAGGCGGAAATCGATTATTCGGCCATGTATGTGCAGGATGAGTGGCTGGTGAATGACCGGCTGCTGATCATTCCCTCGGTGCGTTATGACGACAGTGATAAATTCTCCGGTAATGTCAGTCCCAAGCTGGGCATGACCTATAAAATGAATGAGAATTATCGCCTCAAGGCTAATATCGGCAAGGGCTTTAAAGCGCCCAGTCTTGACGACATGTATATGGAAATGACCAAGACCATGGGCAGTATGGTTGTTCATGTAACCGGCAACCCTGATCTGAAACCGGAGAAGTCCAACAGCTATGAATTGGGGATTGAAGGGGAAAAAGGCAAGAACTTCGGCAAATTAACCTATTTTGTCAATGATGTGAAGGATTTAATCACCACCGACACGACGGTTACCTTTGTTCCGGGCGTTGGCATGCGAGCCGATTCGACCTATTTGAATGAGGACAAGGCCGATATTGACGGTATTGAATTTGAGATTGGCCGCCGTCTAAGCGACAAATTCACTGTCAAGATGAACTATACCTATCTTGACGCCACCGGTAAGACCGGACAGAGATTGGAAGGCCGGGCCAAGCAGCAGGGGACTTTCCAGCTCCATTACGATAACATTCGCCAGAATGGGATCAGCGCGGTATTGTGGAACGAGTGGAAAAAGGACTACCTGTATTCCTCCAGCAGTCATATTAATAAAACCTATGCCCTATGGAATGTATCGGTTAATAAAAAATGGAGCGATACCTTCAGCAGTTATATTGGTGTTGATAATATCTTTGGCAAAAAGGATACGGAGCTTAATTTACTGGGGGCCATGTTCCGGGCCGGCGTGACCTTTAAAATATGAGAATAGGGATGATTGCCTTCTTGCTGGCGGTGGCTTTTTTACAGACCTTGCCTGGCAAGGCTCAAAGCCTCCCGAGCGGCTGCCTGATTTATACGGCAGCCGGCCAGCCGGTCACTTACCAAGGGCTGGCGCAATTAATCAACCGGTATGATGTGATTGTTTTTGGCGAATACCATGATAACGCTCTGTTGCACCAACTGGAATTCCAACTGCTGCAAGCTGCTTTCGGCCGGCAGCCTAAATTGGCGGTGTCTTTGGAAATGTTTGAACGGGATGTGCAGAGCCGGCTGGATGATTATCTGGCCGGACGCAGCCCGGAAGAAAAGTTTTTGAGTCTGGCCCGCCCCTGGCCCAATTACCGGACGGATTACCGCCCTTTAGTGGAATTTGCTAAGGCCAATTCCCTACCGGTGATCGCTGCCAATATTCCCCGCGCCCTGGCTGCCCGGTATGCCCGGACGGGGGAGCTG
It encodes:
- a CDS encoding TonB-dependent receptor plug domain-containing protein encodes the protein MQKSIRNKKEFTLLSISILAALTMPVYAEDAIDTRDVMITATRTVQEVKETPSAVEIITREDLDKLGAHTLGEALRMATSINVSAPAMAGSSITVRGMSTRHTLIMIDGKRLVSEGSYATANSYELERINMENVERIEIVRGPVSSLYGSDALGGVINIITRKPEKQELTVSLSPQRYFGDTGTGIDNYSLRYDTGKDNKWSWIVSADRAKIDPYENSDHTTKSQFGTRENLNMDGTYDFTANTHLDVSINLLREDLDGRTTQSAGVLRNDTYTNSRDQYSLGLRGKVKNGDYQIRTFYGEHDKDNKSYLLSTGALTDFDVSNRKTYGLEGHVSTQLSDRHLLTTGSEFRTEQYRGTRIGTGNKVYDITYGSITKQGSEAEIDYSAMYVQDEWLVNDRLLIIPSVRYDDSDKFSGNVSPKLGMTYKMNENYRLKANIGKGFKAPSLDDMYMEMTKTMGSMVVHVTGNPDLKPEKSNSYELGIEGEKGKNFGKLTYFVNDVKDLITTDTTVTFVPGVGMRADSTYLNEDKADIDGIEFEIGRRLSDKFTVKMNYTYLDATGKTGQRLEGRAKQQGTFQLHYDNIRQNGISAVLWNEWKKDYLYSSSSHINKTYALWNVSVNKKWSDTFSSYIGVDNIFGKKDTELNLLGAMFRAGVTFKI
- a CDS encoding ChaN family lipoprotein, translated to MIAFLLAVAFLQTLPGKAQSLPSGCLIYTAAGQPVTYQGLAQLINRYDVIVFGEYHDNALLHQLEFQLLQAAFGRQPKLAVSLEMFERDVQSRLDDYLAGRSPEEKFLSLARPWPNYRTDYRPLVEFAKANSLPVIAANIPRALAARYARTGELAGLTAEESAYLPQVHLAPPGQYRERFMDYLKGERASAMPVGDDKLENYYKAQCLKDDTMAESIAAFHQRQPDYKIIHYQGDFHSRHRLGVVEKLQLLDPALRIAVITPVYAKDFGNLPKLLAEQGAAGDIVVILQ